One Aegilops tauschii subsp. strangulata cultivar AL8/78 chromosome 7, Aet v6.0, whole genome shotgun sequence genomic window carries:
- the LOC109768633 gene encoding SPX domain-containing membrane protein OsI_21475 yields the protein MVRFGKKLTADQVPEWRGYYINYKLMKKKVKQYGQQLQQGEKDRRRVLKDFSKMLDDQIETIVLFLLEQQGRLASRIEKLGKQRAILAEQPDISAIAELREAYREVGLDLIKLLKFVDLNATGIRKILKKFDKRFSYRFTDYYVSSRSNHPYSQLQQVFKHVGVGAVVGALSRNLADLQERQGSYLSIYDQPASALKDPIIDMINSSVDKLTRSTNFLRFLGQHALIAQEESPSTAGEEEIEDQKYHFVSLMLNLVNTFLYMVNTYIIVPTADDYSVSLGAASTVCGVVIGSMAVAQVFSSVYFSAWSNKSYFKPLVFSSIVLFLGNVCYAMAYDTKSLTVLIVGRLLCGLGSARAVNRRYISDCVPARIRMQASAGFVSASALGMACGPALAGLLQWRFKIYMVTFSQSTLPGWLMAVAWLLYLVWLCISFKEPNRATEADDTPHNRASGQSVDIGQVENGLAQPLLGDSESKLNDDDDDDEEDESEESAQDSRKPATSIGSAYRLLTPSVKVQLLIYFMLKYAMEILLSESSVITSHYFNWNTSSVAIFLAILGLTVLPINAVVGTYISNMFEDRQLLMASQITLLVGIIFSFKVTSTYSVIQYVVSALVTFVSAEVLEGVNLSLLSSVMSSRLSRGTYNGGLLSTEAGTLARVVADCTITAAGYLGIGSLLNVTLLPSLVICAASIACTFLTYNSLF from the exons ATGGTTAGGTTTGGCAAAAAGTTGACGGCCGACCAAGTTCCAGAGTGGAGAGG TTACTATATAAACtacaagctgatgaagaagaaagtAAAACAATATGGGCAGCAGCTCCAACAGGGAGAGAAAGACCGTCGCCGTGTTCTCAAGGATTTCTCGAAGATGCTTGATGATCAG ATAGAGACGATTGTCTTATTTCTGTTGGAGCAACAAGGAAGGTTGGCAAGCAGGATAGAAAAGCTAGGAAAGCAAAGAGCTATACTAGCAGAACAGCCAGATATATCTGCCATTGCTGAGTTACGAGAAGCTTATAGAGAAGTTGGTCTGGATCTTATCAAACTTCTCAAATTCGTCGACCTGAATGCAACTGGCATTAggaaaattttgaagaagtttGATAAACGCTTCAGTTACAGATTTACTGATTACTACGTGTCAAGTAGATCAAATCACCCTTATTCTCAGCTACAGCAGGTCTTCAAGCATGTG GGTGTAGGAGCTGTTGTGGGAGCCTTGTCGCGTAACCTTGCTGACCTTCAGGAGCGTCAAGGAAGTTATTTATCAATTTATGACCAACCAGCTTCTGCTCTTAAG GACCCAATCATTGATATGATAAATTCATCGGTGGATAAACTGACACGATCAACTAATTTTCTACGGTTTTTGGGGCAACATGCCCTAATTGCGCAAGAGGAGTCTCCTAGTACTGCAGGAGAGGAAGAAATAGAAGATCAAAAATACCATTTCGTGTCCCTTATGCTGAATTTGGTGAACACATTCCTTTACATGGTCAACACATACATCATTGTGCCAACTGCAGATGACTACTCAGTGAGCCTTGGGGCTGCTTCTACTGTTTGTGGTGTTGTTATTGGTTCAATGGCCGTTGCACAAGTGTTTTCTTCAGTGTACTTCAGTGCATGGTCCAACAAGTCATATTTTAAACCACTTGTTTTCAGCAGTATTGTTCTTTTCTTGGGTAATGTCTGCTATGCAATGGCTTATGATACGAAGTCCCTGACAGTCCTTATTGTTGGCCGCCTACTCTGTGG GTTGGGTTCTGCAAGAGCTGTCAACCGACGGTACATTAGTGATTGTGTCCCTGCAAGGATACGCATGCAAGCTTCAGCAGGATTCGTAAGTGCAAGTGCACTTGGCATGgcttgtgggccagcgctggctGGTTTACTTCAGTGGAGATTTAAAATCTACATGGTTACGTTCAGTCAGTCGACTCTACCTGGTTGGTTGATGGCAGTTGCATGGCTACTGTACTTAGTTTGGCTATGCATCTCATTCAAGGAACCAAATCGTGCCACTGAGGCAGATGATACCCCACATAATCGTGCTTCTG GACAAAGTGTGGATATTGGGCAAGTTGAAAATGGACTTGCACAACCATTGCTTGGAGATTCTGAAAGCAAACTaaatgacgacgacgatgatgatgaagaagatgaaaGTGAAGAATCCGCACAAGATTCTCGCAAGCCTGCAACTTCGATTGGTTCAGCATACAGATTGCTCACTCCATCAGTAAAG GTTCAATTGTTGATATACTTCATGCTCAAGTACGCGATGGAGATTTTACTTTCTGAGTCAAGTGTTATTACCAGTCACTATTTCAATTGGAATACAAGCTCAGTGGCAATATTTCTGGCAATTCTTGGGTTGACAGTGCTTCCTATTAATGCTGTTGTTGGAACATATATCAGCAACATGTTCGAGGACAG GCAACTCTTGATGGCTTCTCAAATTACATTGCTAGTAGGCATTATTTTCAGCTTCAAAGTCACGAGTACATACTCCGTCATCCAGTATGTTGTCTCAGCACTCGTCACGTTTGTTTCTGCTGAAGTCCTTGAAG GCGTCAACCTTTCGCTCCTGTCGAGCGTGATGTCGTCCCGCCTCTCCCGGGGCACATACAACGGCGGGCTCCTCTCGACGGAGGCTGGCACCCTGGCGAGGGTGGTCGCCGActgcaccatcaccgcagcgggGTACCTGGGCATCGGGAGCCTCCTCAACGTCACCCTGCTGCCCTCCCTGGTGATCTGCGCCGcatcaattgcatgcaccttctTGACCTACAACTCCCTCTTCTAA